The Pseudanabaena sp. FACHB-2040 DNA segment CCCGGAAGGGGCAGCCCAGCAGATCTGGCGGCTTCCTGGCGGCAGCTGACCTTTTGGTTTGAGCTGAGGCGTTAGCCAGAGGATAGGTGCTGCTGGGAGGCCAGAGAGGGGGGGCGGCTGAGCGGGGACAGCAGTTAGGGCCTGATTTCTCGGTAGGATCTCAGCCAGCACAGTGAGCACTGCTAACTTGTTGCGAGTCAACTTGTTTTCAGGAGTCCACAGCGCTGTGGAAAAGCCCCGACGCAGCGCATAGATATAAAGTGAGGCCGCTGCCACCACAGCCTGCTCAAAGGCTTCGCTGTCCCAAGCACTGGCGGTATCTAGGGCAATAACGACCTGCTGACCGGCGGTGATTTTTTCCAGTTCTCGCACTCGTAGCTCGCCATAGCGGGCACTGCTGCGCCAGTGGATTAGGCGGGTAGAGTCGCCCCAGCGGTAGGGTCGCATAGACCGGGTGATGCCCTCAGTAGCAAGCTGTACAGCATTTTCAGCATGCCACTGCTGGCCGCTGTCTTGACCTGCTGTATCGACTAGGGCGCACTGATTTAGGGGCAGAATTTGCGGGTAGACCGTAGCCATTGCGGAAACGGTTTGAGATCGCCGACACCAAAATAGCCCTAGCGGCGCTGCGGTTCTTAGGGCAACGGTTTGCCAACGGTAGAGCCCCCGGCGCTGGGTAGGAACTTCGTAGGTCCAGCGATGCGAGCGGCCGGGTGCGATCGCAGCAACAGCGGTTCGCTGCGGTGGGGCTAGGGCTGCAGGCAGACCGTCCCAAACCTGCAGGAGGGCTTTGGCCTGTCGAGTGCTGTTGGTCAGGGTCAAATCTATCAGCAGGGCTTCCCCTGCTGATACGGGTCGAATAGGCTGGCGCTCAATCTCCAGCCCTGAGAGGTTACGCGGCGGTAGGATGGCTGCGATCGCAAGCAGCCCTAGTAAAACTCCACTCATGACATAAAGCCATCCGGCCAGGGTATTGGTGGCCGCAGCAAAAAAGAAGGCTGCCAGCCCCATCAAGACCCAACCAACGTAGGCCGGAGCAACCCAGTGGGTCTCAAGCCAGTCTGCAATTTTGGCAGGAACAAACACTCCGCTACCCCCGACACTGCTAAGGCCATAATACCCAGTCCAGGCAAAGGGACTGTTGAAATAGCAATGGGCACCCCTGAGAGGTGCCCATTGCTATTCTTAGCGGCAAAACCTACCGGCAAAGCTTACCGCTTTGCCAACTTCTTAGTGATTTTGCGAAGACGAATGGATTCGGGAGTGACCTCCACCATTTCATCAGGGCCAATATATTCCAGTGCCCGCTCCAGGCTCATATCTACAGGAGTTTGAAGCTGCACCAGTTCATCGCCAGTTGCCGCCCGGTGGTTGGTGAGCTGCTTAGTCTTACAGACGTTCA contains these protein-coding regions:
- a CDS encoding DUF58 domain-containing protein; this translates as MFVPAKIADWLETHWVAPAYVGWVLMGLAAFFFAAATNTLAGWLYVMSGVLLGLLAIAAILPPRNLSGLEIERQPIRPVSAGEALLIDLTLTNSTRQAKALLQVWDGLPAALAPPQRTAVAAIAPGRSHRWTYEVPTQRRGLYRWQTVALRTAAPLGLFWCRRSQTVSAMATVYPQILPLNQCALVDTAGQDSGQQWHAENAVQLATEGITRSMRPYRWGDSTRLIHWRSSARYGELRVRELEKITAGQQVVIALDTASAWDSEAFEQAVVAAASLYIYALRRGFSTALWTPENKLTRNKLAVLTVLAEILPRNQALTAVPAQPPPLSGLPAAPILWLTPQLKPKGQLPPGSRQICWAAPSGKEIQSAPILWIRSDAALQPQLQAV